A genome region from Setaria italica strain Yugu1 chromosome III, Setaria_italica_v2.0, whole genome shotgun sequence includes the following:
- the LOC101782518 gene encoding uncharacterized protein LOC101782518 — MSFEDKVIASRVTSPSPKSVLSDSDPSRMMIVSSNGELSQTNGQANAVLGPVAIFWDIENCPVPSDVRPEDVAGNVRMALRMHPVVKGAVTMLSAYGDFNAFPRRLREGCQRTGVKLVDVPNGRKDAADKAILVDMFLFALDNHPPSSIMLISGDVDFAPALHILGQRGYTIVLAIPSSVTVSSALSSAGSFVWDWPSLARGEGIVAPRSLGRRLADPPCHVSSGNVGQFPDNQNEEEAIVYTGTSRNEYGGRPTINQMYCYNTFQTTREPNKAFYTVADGNCGTSSRTHNLSCGLSESPETDQGFAGERSWWVRPGDLQGLKGQLIRLFELSGGCVPLVRIPSEYLKLFGRHLYVSEYGAVKLVQLFEKLADSFVVIGKGQRKMICLRNSGDRNLKNCPSTPIILKKEKRGSCALEESTIGACQQLGSSSDDLSEDERNINPDIDGAYLFDDHLDSFRREIQELLVCYSCPVPLGKFENLYEQRYKKTIDYEGFGVAGLEELVEKFKDVVGLHEDHASKSKFLIAN; from the coding sequence ATGTCTTTTGAAGATAAAGTAATCGCTAGTCGTGTCACTTCACCCTCACCAAAATCTGTGTTGTCAGACTCAGATCCCAGCAGGATGATGATAGTTAGTTCAAATGGGGAGCTTTCTCAAACAAATGGCCAGGCAAATGCTGTTCTTGGTCCAGTGGCCATCTTTTGGGACATTGAGAACTGCCCTGTTCCAAGTGATGTACGGCCAGAGGACGTTGCTGGCAATGTCCGAATGGCTTTACGCATGCATCCTGTTGTTAAGGGTGCTGTGACTATGCTCTCTGCTTATGGAGATTTCAATGCCTTCCCAAGGAGACTCAGGGAGGGGTGCCAGAGAACTGGAGTCAAACTTGTTGATGTTCCTAATGGACGGAAAGATGCTGCTGATAAGGCTATACTGGTTGATATGTTCCTCTTTGCACTTGACAATCACCCACCATCATCCATTATGCTCATATCTGGTGATGTCGATTTTGCTCCTGCATTGCATATACTTGGCCAGCGTGGATACACTATTGTCCTTGCCATTCCATCTTCAGTTACCGTCTCATCAGCTTTGAGCAGTGCTGGGAGTTTCGTGTGGGACTGGCCTAGTCTTGCCCGTGGTGAAGGTATTGTGGCCCCTAGGTCCTTAGGGCGCCGTCTGGCAGATCCTCCATGCCATGTCAGCAGTGGGAATGTGGGGCAGTTCCCTGACAATCAGAATGAAGAGGAGGCCATTGTATATACAGGAACTTCGAGAAATGAATATGGTGGCAGACCTACCATCAACCAGATGTATTGCTATAACACTTTCCAGACAACTAGAGAACCAAACAAAGCTTTTTATACTGTTGCAGATGGGAACTGTGGTACATCATCAAGGACTCATAATTTATCATGCGGTCTGAGTGAAAGTCCTGAGACAGACCAAGGTTTTGCAGGTGAAAGGTCATGGTGGGTTCGTCCTGGTGATCTTCAAGGCTTGAAGGGTCAACTAATACGTTTGTTTGAATTATCTGGTGGATGTGTCCCACTTGTTCGTATTCCTTCGGAGTATCTAAAACTCTTTGGAAGACACCTCTATGTATCAGAATATGGAGCTGTTAAACTTGTTCAGCTTTTCGAGAAGCTGGCTGACTCTTTTGTTGTCATAGGGAAGGGTCAGAGGAAGATGATTTGCCTCCGTAATTCTGGTGATAGGAACCTGAAGAATTGTCCAAGTACGCCAATTAttttgaagaaagaaaagagaggaaGTTGTGCTCTTGAAGAAAGCACAATAGGAGCATGTCAGCAGTTGGGCAGCTCATCAGATGATTTGTCAGAGGATGAACGGAATATCAACCCAGATATAGATGGAGCATATCTGTTCGATGACCATCTAGACAGTTTCAGAAGGGAGATTCAAGAGCTTCTTGTTTGCTACTCCTGCCCTGTTCCACTTGGTAAATTCGAGAATCTATATGAGCAACGGTACAAGAAGACCATTGACTATGAGGGCTTTGGAGTTGCTGGTCTGGAGGAGCTAGTTGAGAAGTTTAAAGATGTTGTGGGTTTGCACGAGGACCATGCCAGCAAAAGCAAGTTTCTTATAGCAAACTAA